One Setaria italica strain Yugu1 chromosome II, Setaria_italica_v2.0, whole genome shotgun sequence DNA segment encodes these proteins:
- the LOC101771168 gene encoding uncharacterized protein LOC101771168: MPDCQRARSPRRQSARRHALCLSSSSVRSSAARACWPSRLRIWNVEGALRRRRRIRHRTAAALSCNLARGRAMAGEEEAPFFRIGDDVLQGEEDAGESLKFEATREMEEEEDSYSFIVMLDGEVWRSKAPRSPRRTEAEEEAGATRMEEHETPELEVMGPEDDEPHWMSVSKFRRYRNKRWSGHYGSFEDTTRIPPMRFTEKPLEKVNARRDTLKIFSVKLATTRGNLQLPFYVFGMVAIRDSQYYLPARKR, from the exons ATGCCAGATTGCCAGCGCGCGAGGAGTCCTCGTCGGCAGTCGGCACGTCGCCATGCGCTCTGCCTCTCCTCCTCATCCGTCCGATCGTCGGCGGCGAGAGCCTGCTGGCCGAGTCGACTTCGCATCTGGAACGTAGAAGGAGCTTtgcgcaggaggaggaggataaggCACCGGACTGCGGCTGCGTTGTCTTGCAATTTGGCGAGGGGCCGGGCGATGGCAGGGGAAGAGGAGGCACCCTTCTTTCGCATTGGGGATGACGTATTGCAGGGCGAGGAGGATGCGGGGGAGTCGCTCAAGTTTGAGGCGACGAGGGAgatggaagaggaagaagattccTATTCCTTCATTGTTATGCTGGATGGTGAGGTATGGCGGAGCAAGGCGCCGCGGTCGCCGAGGAGGACGGAAGCGGAGGAAGAAGCGggcgcgacgaggatggaggagCACGAGACACCAGAGCTTGAGGTGATGGGGCCGGAGGATGACGAGCCGCACTGGATGTCTGTTAGCAAGTTTCGCCGTTACCGGAACAAACGATGGTCTGGCCACTACGGTTCTTTCGAGGACACCA CCAGGATCCCACCCATGCGTTTCACAGAGAAGCCTTTGGAGAAGGTTAATGCCCGCAGGGATACTCTAAAGATCTTCTCAGTGAAGCTTGCTACAACAAGAGGGAACTTGCAGCTGCCATTTTATGTGTTCGGTATGGTTGCCATTCGCGACTCGCAGTATTATCTTCCAGCGCGAAAGAGATGA
- the LOC101771568 gene encoding probable carboxylesterase 18, which yields MAGGSDDIAGRRKPPLPCTVRVQLAALALAHRPDGSIRKLIVSLGNLKSRASPRPDASGVRSADVTIDASRGLWARVFSPSSASAADEPVPVVVYFHGGGFVLFSAASRPYDALCRRLCSELRAVVVSVNYRLAPEQRFPAAYDDGVAALQYLDANALPADVVTVPVDLSSCFLAGDSAGGNITHHVAQRWASMSAASPPARLCVAGAVMIQPFFGGEERTDAEVELDRVSALSVAGTDHYWREFLPEGATRDHPAARVCGDGVELAEAFPPAMVVVGGFDLLKDWQARYVDALRRKGKAVRVVEYPDAVHGFHVFPELADSGKLVEEMKLFVQEHRPKRDV from the coding sequence ATGGCCGGCGGCTCCGACGACATCGCCGGACGCCGGAAGCCGCCCCTGCCGTGTACGGTGCGCGTCCAGCTGGCCGCGCTGGCGCTCGCGCACCGCCCGGACGGCAGTATCCGGAAGCTCATCGTCTCCCTCGGCAACCTCAAGTCGCGCGCCAGCCCGCGCCCGGACGCCTCCGGGGTGCGCTCCGCCGACGTCACCATCGACGCCTCCCGCGGCCTCTGGGCGCGCGTCTTCTCCCCGTCGTCTGCGTCCGCCGCGGACGAGCCGGTCCCCGTTGTCGTCtacttccacggcggcgggtTCGTGCTCTTCTCCGCGGCGTCCCGCCCCTACGACGCGCTCTGCCGCCGGCTCTGCAGCGAGCTCCGCGCCGTCGTCGTGTCCGTCAACTACCGCCTCGCACCGGAGCAGCGGTTCCCCGCCGCCTACGACGACGGCGTCGCCGCGCTCCAGTACCTCGACGCCAACGCCCTGCCGGCCGACGTGGTCACCGTGCCCGTCGACCTCTCCAGCTGCTTCCTCGCCGGGGACAGCGCGGGTGGCAACATCACGCACCACGTGGCGCAGCGCTGGGCGTCCATGTCCgcagcgtcgccgccggcgcgacTCTGCGTCGCTGGCGCCGTAATGATCCAGCCGTTCTtcggcggggaggagcggacGGACGCCGAGGTGGAGCTTGACAGGGTGTCCGCGCTGTCGGTGGCGGGGACGGACCACTACTGGAGGGAGTTCCTGCCGGAGGGCGCGACGCGGGACCACCCGGCAGCGCGCGtgtgcggcgacggcgtcgagcTCGCCGAGGCGTTCCCGCCGGCGATGGTGGTGGTCGGCGGGTTCGACCTGCTCAAGGACTGGCAAGCGAGGTACGTGGACGCGCTGCGCCGGAAGGGGAAGGCGGTGCGGGTGGTCGAGTACCCGGACGCCGTCCACGGCTTCCACGTGTTCCCGGAGCTCGCCGACTCCGGCAAGCTCGTGGAGGAGATGAAGCTGTTCGTCCAAGAGCATAGGCCCAAGCGTGACGTTTAG